A single genomic interval of Spinacia oleracea cultivar Varoflay chromosome 6, BTI_SOV_V1, whole genome shotgun sequence harbors:
- the LOC110800889 gene encoding uncharacterized protein isoform X1: protein MSAVKGSGKKNSEVDAQQSEKRKREFHEDEDIFDNELSSEIKGIVSALQQIREKAEKDGQKKKDETISSVTAEIKSMFEELKTKIEKDRQTFAKALTKSSKECENALKEETVNFQTVYEKFSKEKASYLQTLKDIITKYEEEKERLFMRYEQQRKKEKSVIQEKEKVCTDKIAELEGSLKKKKQGDRTFSLLRKTLGSFLENGSDEEFPQDD, encoded by the exons ATGTCGGCGGTGAAAGGAAGCGGCAAGAAGAACTCCGAAGTTGATGCTCAGCAGTCTGAAAAACGAAAGCGAGAGTTTCATGAAGATGAAGACATCTTTGACAATGAGCTTTCCAG CGAGATCAAAGGAATTGTGTCAGCGCTGCAGCAGATCAGAGAGAAAGCTGAAAAAGACGGTCAGAAGAAGAAGGATGAGACGATTTCTAG CGTCACTGCCGAGATCAAGTCTATGTTTGAGGAGTTAAAGACAAAGATTGAGAAGGACAG ACAGACTTTTGCAAAAGCATTGACAAAGAGCTCAAAGGAG TGTGAAAATGCATTGAAGGAGGAGACTGTCAACTTTCAAACAGTGTACGAAAAATTCAGCAAAGAGAAGGCATCATATCTGCAGACACTGAAAG ATATCATTACCAAATatgaagaagagaaggaaaggcTCTTCATGCGATATGAACAACAAA GGAAGAAAGAAAAGAGCGTGATACAAGAAAAAGAGAAGGTGTGCACTGACAAAATTGCTGAGTTGGAGGGgtctttgaagaagaagaaacag GGTGACAGAACTTTCAGCCTTTTACGGAAGACTCTAGGATCCTTTCTCGAAAATGGTTCAGATGAAGAATTTCCACAAGATGACTAA
- the LOC110800889 gene encoding uncharacterized protein isoform X2 codes for MSAVKGSGKKNSEVDAQQSEKRKREFHEDEDIFDNELSSEIKGIVSALQQIREKAEKDGQKKKDETISRQTFAKALTKSSKECENALKEETVNFQTVYEKFSKEKASYLQTLKDIITKYEEEKERLFMRYEQQRKKEKSVIQEKEKVCTDKIAELEGSLKKKKQGDRTFSLLRKTLGSFLENGSDEEFPQDD; via the exons ATGTCGGCGGTGAAAGGAAGCGGCAAGAAGAACTCCGAAGTTGATGCTCAGCAGTCTGAAAAACGAAAGCGAGAGTTTCATGAAGATGAAGACATCTTTGACAATGAGCTTTCCAG CGAGATCAAAGGAATTGTGTCAGCGCTGCAGCAGATCAGAGAGAAAGCTGAAAAAGACGGTCAGAAGAAGAAGGATGAGACGATTTCTAG ACAGACTTTTGCAAAAGCATTGACAAAGAGCTCAAAGGAG TGTGAAAATGCATTGAAGGAGGAGACTGTCAACTTTCAAACAGTGTACGAAAAATTCAGCAAAGAGAAGGCATCATATCTGCAGACACTGAAAG ATATCATTACCAAATatgaagaagagaaggaaaggcTCTTCATGCGATATGAACAACAAA GGAAGAAAGAAAAGAGCGTGATACAAGAAAAAGAGAAGGTGTGCACTGACAAAATTGCTGAGTTGGAGGGgtctttgaagaagaagaaacag GGTGACAGAACTTTCAGCCTTTTACGGAAGACTCTAGGATCCTTTCTCGAAAATGGTTCAGATGAAGAATTTCCACAAGATGACTAA
- the LOC110800888 gene encoding protein LOL2 isoform X1 yields MDEEIGDTLLTEVQHHSPLPPPPQEQPREVEKEQLKEEGDTPQTEKQHHSTSLSPPPSPPTPQEQPKGEENEQPQLKEEETEQLQSKEEDGKENHKENDCGGEQVEIEEGEVSKSNEPGKEHEKMEELVGNDEEEGPPPGWDALPSPPPLPPSSQPERGQMVCGSCRHLLSYPQGAKHVQCSCCQTVNYVLEEHEVGQVKCGNCQLLLMYPYGAQSVRCFSCSSVIYIGVCTSSVTPDHNRRPPLSVQQSQACRPFSISH; encoded by the exons ATGGATGAAGAAATAGGAGATACTCTCCTGACTGAAGTGCAGCACCATTCGCCACTGCCACCGCCGCCACAAGAACAACCAAGAGAAGTAGAAAAAGAACAGctaaaagaagaaggtgatACTCCACAGACAGAAAAGCAACACCATTCAACCTCACTATCACCGCCGCCATCACCACCAACCCCGCAAGAACAGCCAAAAGGAGAAGAAAACGAACAACCCCAATTGAAAGAAGAAGAAACCGAACAACTCCAGTCGAAAGAGGAAGATGGGAAAGAAAATCACAAAGAAAATGATTGTGGAGGAGAACAGGTAGAAATTGAAGAAGGGGAAGTGAGTAAATCCAATGAACCAGGAAAAGAACATGAAAAAATGGAAGAACTTGTAGGTAATGATGAAGAAGAAGGTCCGCCGCCTGGTTGGGATGCGTTGCCGTCACCTCCGCCACTACCTCCGTCCTCTCAACCGG AAAGGGGTCAAATGGTTTGCGGTTCCTGTCGCCATCTCCTTTCTTATCCCCAAGGAGCCAAGCATGTCCAATGCTCATGCTGCCAGACAGTGAACTATGTACTTGAAG AGCATGAAGTCGGACAAGTGAAGTGTGGAAACTGTCAACTGCTTCTGATGTACCCTTACGGAGCTCAATCTGTTCGATGTTTCTCTTGCAGTTCTGTCATTTACATCGGAGTATGTACTTCTTCTGTCACCCCG GATCATAACAGGCGTCCTCCACTGTCAGTACAGCAGAGCCAAGCTTGCCGACCTTTTAGCATTTCTCACTGA
- the LOC110800888 gene encoding protein LOL2 isoform X2 — protein MDEEIGDTLLTEVQHHSPLPPPPQEQPREVEKEQLKEEGDTPQTEKQHHSTSLSPPPSPPTPQEQPKGEENEQPQLKEEETEQLQSKEEDGKENHKENDCGGEQVEIEEGEVSKSNEPGKEHEKMEELVGNDEEEGPPPGWDALPSPPPLPPSSQPERGQMVCGSCRHLLSYPQGAKHVQCSCCQTVNYVLEEHEVGQVKCGNCQLLLMYPYGAQSVRCFSCSSVIYIGDHNRRPPLSVQQSQACRPFSISH, from the exons ATGGATGAAGAAATAGGAGATACTCTCCTGACTGAAGTGCAGCACCATTCGCCACTGCCACCGCCGCCACAAGAACAACCAAGAGAAGTAGAAAAAGAACAGctaaaagaagaaggtgatACTCCACAGACAGAAAAGCAACACCATTCAACCTCACTATCACCGCCGCCATCACCACCAACCCCGCAAGAACAGCCAAAAGGAGAAGAAAACGAACAACCCCAATTGAAAGAAGAAGAAACCGAACAACTCCAGTCGAAAGAGGAAGATGGGAAAGAAAATCACAAAGAAAATGATTGTGGAGGAGAACAGGTAGAAATTGAAGAAGGGGAAGTGAGTAAATCCAATGAACCAGGAAAAGAACATGAAAAAATGGAAGAACTTGTAGGTAATGATGAAGAAGAAGGTCCGCCGCCTGGTTGGGATGCGTTGCCGTCACCTCCGCCACTACCTCCGTCCTCTCAACCGG AAAGGGGTCAAATGGTTTGCGGTTCCTGTCGCCATCTCCTTTCTTATCCCCAAGGAGCCAAGCATGTCCAATGCTCATGCTGCCAGACAGTGAACTATGTACTTGAAG AGCATGAAGTCGGACAAGTGAAGTGTGGAAACTGTCAACTGCTTCTGATGTACCCTTACGGAGCTCAATCTGTTCGATGTTTCTCTTGCAGTTCTGTCATTTACATCGGA GATCATAACAGGCGTCCTCCACTGTCAGTACAGCAGAGCCAAGCTTGCCGACCTTTTAGCATTTCTCACTGA